The proteins below are encoded in one region of Clostridium pasteurianum DSM 525 = ATCC 6013:
- a CDS encoding ABC transporter permease, whose translation MKNLIWLAMNNLKVTFGKKKSIFTYFIMPVVFILIPMVLYNNIGSSSIKIGVADKDKSALSSDFAKAIGKQNSLKLTNINHENPKGDIAAGKVDCVITIPQGFEESIYNNSLKKPEILSLKGESSTAWINNYSNIYLRNLLDIWKASKENKQAFNKMYDGLKGSGLSFKSSSVQDTSRGKGMTSQSIGFLIMFMMIGAGSFTEIILKEKKNRTYFRICSAPVSSRIYILGNVISSFIIVAIQAFITLVAMTKLFKIQTYVPFWQMYVILLSFGFVAIGLGILLVAFSKDSTQSNTLMTLIITPSCMISGCFFPVDFMPEAARKIADFLPQRWVISAIEKLQTNSSFSSIYLNLIIILGFAFTFFIVAAYRFSRDENIKNFV comes from the coding sequence ATGAAAAATTTAATTTGGCTTGCTATGAACAATTTAAAAGTAACTTTTGGGAAGAAGAAAAGTATATTCACATATTTTATTATGCCTGTAGTTTTTATATTGATTCCAATGGTTTTATATAATAATATAGGAAGCAGTTCTATTAAAATAGGAGTTGCAGATAAGGATAAAAGTGCACTATCAAGTGATTTTGCAAAAGCCATTGGGAAACAGAATAGTCTCAAGCTCACCAATATAAACCATGAAAATCCAAAGGGAGATATAGCAGCAGGAAAGGTAGATTGTGTTATTACTATTCCACAGGGATTTGAAGAAAGTATATATAATAATTCTTTAAAAAAGCCTGAAATATTATCTCTTAAAGGAGAATCTTCTACAGCATGGATAAATAATTATTCAAACATATATTTAAGAAATCTTTTAGATATATGGAAAGCATCTAAGGAAAATAAACAGGCATTTAATAAAATGTATGATGGTCTTAAGGGAAGCGGTCTATCTTTTAAATCTTCAAGTGTACAGGATACTTCAAGAGGTAAGGGAATGACTTCACAAAGCATTGGATTTCTAATTATGTTTATGATGATAGGGGCAGGTTCTTTTACTGAAATTATTCTTAAGGAAAAGAAAAATAGAACTTATTTTAGAATATGTTCAGCACCTGTAAGCTCTAGGATATATATACTTGGCAATGTGATTTCTAGTTTTATAATTGTTGCAATTCAGGCATTTATTACTTTGGTTGCTATGACAAAACTTTTTAAGATTCAAACCTATGTACCATTTTGGCAGATGTATGTAATACTATTGAGTTTTGGGTTTGTAGCCATTGGTCTTGGAATACTTTTAGTGGCTTTTTCCAAGGATTCAACACAGTCAAATACATTAATGACATTAATAATAACACCAAGCTGCATGATTAGCGGATGCTTTTTTCCTGTGGACTTTATGCCTGAAGCCGCAAGAAAAATTGCAGATTTTCTACCTCAAAGATGGGTAATATCAGCTATAGAGAAACTTCAAACCAATAGCAGCTTTTCAAGTATATATCTTAATCTTATAATAATACTTGGTTTTGCTTTTACCTTCTTTATAGTAGCTGCCTATAGATTCAGCAGAGATGAAAATATAAAGAATTTTGTTTAG
- a CDS encoding response regulator transcription factor yields MSIKLIIADDDAIVREGFKMILSMDKDYEILYCAENGEEAAKYCIKNKVDVALLDVRMPVKNGVEATREICGNTDTKVLILTTFDDDEFIKDAIKNGAKGYLLKSNTPERIKDAIRMVQGGHTVIQDIIFDKIKEEIGNSKENKLNKTLFSKREIEIIESISRGLSNKEIAKELYISEGTVANYITSILNKTGLEHRTQIAIYYLT; encoded by the coding sequence GTGTCAATTAAACTTATAATAGCTGATGATGATGCCATAGTAAGGGAAGGTTTTAAAATGATTCTTAGTATGGATAAAGATTATGAAATTCTTTATTGTGCAGAAAATGGAGAAGAAGCCGCAAAGTATTGCATAAAAAATAAAGTAGATGTAGCTCTTTTAGATGTAAGAATGCCTGTGAAAAATGGAGTAGAGGCCACCAGAGAAATTTGCGGTAATACAGATACAAAGGTTCTTATTCTTACTACTTTTGATGATGACGAGTTTATAAAGGATGCTATTAAAAATGGGGCTAAAGGATATCTTTTAAAGAGCAATACACCAGAGAGAATAAAGGATGCCATAAGGATGGTACAAGGCGGTCATACTGTCATTCAGGATATAATATTTGATAAGATAAAAGAAGAAATTGGAAATAGTAAAGAAAATAAATTGAATAAAACTCTATTTTCAAAAAGGGAAATAGAGATAATTGAAAGCATATCAAGAGGATTATCCAACAAAGAAATAGCAAAGGAATTATATATATCTGAAGGAACAGTGGCAAACTATATAACTTCCATATTGAACAAAACTGGACTTGAACACAGAACTCAAATAGCAATTTATTATCTTACCTAG
- the gpmA gene encoding 2,3-diphosphoglycerate-dependent phosphoglycerate mutase, translating into MIKLVLIRHGQSEWNKENRFTGWADVDLSPQGVEEARTAGKILKNNGYTFDIAYTSVLKRAIKTLDIILDEMNLMWIPVNKCWKLNERHYGDLQGLNKAETAKKYGDDQVHIWRRSVDVRPPALDKTDKRYAGNEGKYKDLRENEIPLTENLEDTEKRVLEYWHKVIVPEIKKNKKVIIAAHGNTLRALVKYLDKIPANGIINLNIPTGTPLVYELNDNLKPIRNYYLGLTGELPEIQISLDVPVVDAKTKEDTFKDLTDVAEKQKIQHSH; encoded by the coding sequence ATGATAAAGTTAGTTTTAATAAGACATGGTCAAAGTGAATGGAATAAGGAAAACAGATTTACTGGCTGGGCAGATGTAGATCTATCCCCTCAAGGTGTTGAAGAAGCCAGAACAGCTGGAAAAATATTAAAAAATAATGGATATACTTTTGATATTGCCTATACCTCCGTTTTAAAAAGAGCAATAAAGACTCTCGATATCATATTGGATGAAATGAATCTTATGTGGATTCCTGTAAATAAATGCTGGAAACTTAATGAAAGGCATTATGGTGATCTTCAGGGGCTGAATAAAGCTGAAACTGCTAAGAAATATGGTGATGATCAGGTTCATATCTGGAGACGTTCTGTAGATGTAAGACCGCCTGCTTTAGATAAAACTGATAAAAGGTATGCTGGAAATGAAGGTAAATACAAAGATTTAAGAGAAAATGAAATTCCTCTTACAGAAAATCTCGAGGATACAGAAAAAAGAGTACTTGAATATTGGCATAAGGTTATTGTCCCTGAAATAAAAAAGAATAAAAAGGTTATAATAGCTGCTCATGGTAATACCTTAAGAGCTTTGGTAAAATACCTGGATAAAATACCAGCAAACGGAATAATAAATTTAAATATTCCAACAGGTACGCCTTTAGTTTATGAGTTGAATGATAATTTAAAACCTATAAGAAACTATTATTTAGGCCTTACTGGCGAATTACCTGAAATTCAAATTTCCTTAGATGTGCCTGTAGTTGATGCAAAAACAAAAGAGGATACTTTTAAAGATTTAACTGATGTAGCAGAAAAACAAAAAATACAGCACAGCCACTAA
- a CDS encoding lamin tail domain-containing protein has translation MLKQKIALFLTAALTFNSINFPIKALAADRESSLLITELMPNTKNVNSADAYEFIELYNNSESAINAKDYKLIYDYQNSTPSLTWDINADVQIPAKTAFIVWVDNGSNSSLTTDDFKSTFNIPSTVDDKYIIKMPCGGGMANTSPRTIHVQKDDGTEISSAAYVKEDASNDTKSAHYKYSGSSNAASEKIVGVPSPLALSSEEGVTIHKDVTAPIINHTKIGDVSDVTKDVTINASIADDTKVAAAKLYYKNEKDTDFKSADMSGDGKDNFSGIIPSSELTAKTITYYIEASDGTNTRKTDQYTISINQGTGEDQKQPPLLITELLPDSKTNINGSDAYEFIEIYNNSDKDINLKDYKIVYNYPDNGTNALWPSTPEDVVIPVGKPLVLWIINGNNNSLTVEDFNKYFNTSLVDNKDIVRIYSAGMANSGARGIKIDTNTGLDLDKALYNMKGADDTDPDQGIQYSYNSKDPSDLVMTRKVSATPGTVIPSQVPTNRLHVTEDSELPSIKDNSAAIIDPAVDFDFNVDMSDNTSVKTAILYLKSNVDSDYTKYNLTVSSDGKFHKILSSTDVIGKKYFDYYFEASDGVNTTRTSARHLTLKNAVTESLRLNVDNTFIVKGTVPIRASEDTYPSSAKLIINGQDVTSLSKPGLEKEPVFAFDVTQTDTWFKNGVTIGNDILSIFDDGTYSNWKTMSIPVSNSYFQQGKQFTININAGTKSSPLEHYDGENNDDFQVKNVRLILPDGREFRCSGYEDPNKLINMGDSAGKLEILECNFNIPDDAYKAVEYQWDTTKIPDGNYSISAVDGSNSKAANVKVDNTAAEITTNMTEKQYKGNFNIEASAVDATSGLKSLNATLDGEKITLPYNTSSVTLKNGNHILKLEAEDNVGNISKKTVNFTTPVENPDKPELLSPADGTKLGGNNTILKAKVSDPTQDDMTVKFKKGYKYTAADKDITVKSGTVDYHPVDGSIVTGSALDLLKNDDGQKLINKSTDKFPYHMFEVKVPEDAGKDAIANVSWKGSSNAGSKLAMYVWNYTDNTWKPVASRLVTDNNEFELNADVNVKDRVSKGTMKVLIQEYMTVGTQTVIDKNTQTNPNIPTGNVNDTPRSNYDFTLAWETDTQYYNATWYQYQLDIHNWLLANKDRMNIKYLFHTGDIVDDSTVGNQWQNADNAYKMLDKAGFPYGVLAGNHDVGQKNNDFTEYSKYFGEDRYKNNPWYGGGYQNNRGHYDLISAGGIDFIMIYMSWAPGDDEIAWVNSVLKQYPNRKAILNFHEYLEVTGGLGPIPQRIQNEIVKPNPNVCMVFSGHYHSANQVVTQYDDNGDGVPDRKVHQILFDYQGLTEGGLGYLRLLHFDLEDKKIIFRTYSPSLDDYDANVSDFPVTNEEFEVPFEDLEISPKEKEVSTDYMKVNLYTNNEIGEVKNVKSGSEVTTQWNNVPQTSTGWYTEATDVFGGVSRSEVNYVTGSEKLAKLQEVTIAVKNTTLNRTRTSQLDIIGKLNDGSNADLSKATVQYTSSNPSIVSVNNKGLVTANKIGSADITAIVTLDGVIVQSNAVTITVNELNMDSVNLGIITDKTLVGVGEEVQVKLNAKGAKNLYGLDSIFSYDTNLFQLESVTVDKDFAADSSKAYIDYKDDNGKVRIVTSLTGASQGITGDVNVVDIKLKAKNKDAKTSFIIAKGAKVSDGNGALFTTAEDASGEVVVANADVTGGGFAINDLVLVAKAFGITSKDPGYNESLDMNKDGIIDIVDISYVAKKVLGL, from the coding sequence ATGCTTAAACAAAAAATTGCACTATTTTTAACGGCAGCTTTAACTTTTAATTCTATAAATTTCCCAATAAAAGCTCTAGCAGCAGACCGTGAATCTTCACTGCTTATTACGGAATTAATGCCAAATACTAAAAATGTAAACAGTGCCGATGCTTATGAGTTCATAGAATTGTATAACAATTCAGAGAGTGCTATCAATGCCAAAGACTATAAGCTTATCTATGATTATCAAAACTCAACTCCTAGTCTTACCTGGGATATTAATGCGGATGTGCAGATCCCAGCGAAAACAGCTTTTATAGTTTGGGTAGACAATGGCTCAAATTCAAGTCTTACTACAGATGATTTTAAAAGTACGTTTAATATTCCTTCCACAGTTGATGATAAATATATAATTAAGATGCCTTGTGGAGGTGGAATGGCTAATACAAGTCCGCGTACTATACATGTACAAAAAGATGATGGTACAGAAATAAGTTCAGCTGCATATGTAAAAGAAGATGCAAGCAATGATACTAAAAGTGCACATTATAAGTACAGTGGAAGTTCTAATGCAGCATCAGAAAAAATTGTAGGTGTACCTTCACCTCTAGCACTTAGTTCTGAAGAAGGGGTAACTATTCATAAGGACGTAACTGCACCTATAATAAATCATACAAAAATTGGAGATGTAAGTGATGTAACAAAAGATGTTACAATTAATGCATCTATAGCAGATGATACAAAAGTGGCAGCAGCTAAGCTTTATTATAAAAATGAAAAAGATACTGATTTCAAGAGTGCTGACATGTCTGGTGATGGAAAAGATAATTTTAGCGGCATAATTCCATCATCAGAACTTACAGCAAAAACTATTACATATTATATTGAAGCTTCGGATGGAACTAATACAAGGAAAACAGATCAATATACTATATCAATTAATCAGGGAACAGGAGAGGATCAAAAGCAGCCTCCACTGCTTATAACAGAATTATTACCAGATTCTAAAACCAATATAAATGGGTCAGATGCTTATGAGTTCATAGAAATTTATAATAATAGTGATAAGGATATCAATTTAAAGGATTACAAAATTGTGTATAATTATCCTGATAATGGTACCAACGCTTTGTGGCCAAGTACTCCTGAGGATGTAGTAATACCGGTTGGTAAACCACTAGTTCTGTGGATTATAAATGGAAATAACAACTCATTGACTGTAGAGGATTTTAATAAGTACTTCAATACTTCCTTAGTTGATAACAAAGATATCGTACGAATATATTCAGCGGGTATGGCAAATTCAGGAGCACGTGGGATTAAAATAGATACTAATACAGGATTAGATTTAGATAAAGCACTTTACAATATGAAGGGTGCTGATGATACAGACCCTGATCAGGGAATACAGTATAGCTATAATTCGAAGGATCCTTCTGATTTGGTTATGACCAGAAAAGTCAGTGCTACTCCAGGAACTGTGATTCCATCACAAGTGCCAACTAATAGACTTCATGTGACAGAAGATAGTGAGCTGCCTTCTATTAAAGATAATTCAGCTGCAATAATTGACCCTGCTGTGGATTTTGATTTTAACGTTGATATGTCCGATAATACAAGTGTTAAGACTGCAATACTTTATTTAAAAAGTAATGTGGACAGTGACTATACAAAGTATAATCTTACAGTTAGCAGTGATGGAAAATTCCATAAAATTTTAAGTTCAACAGATGTAATTGGAAAAAAGTATTTTGACTACTATTTTGAAGCATCAGATGGAGTAAATACCACAAGAACTAGTGCAAGACATTTAACACTTAAAAATGCAGTAACAGAATCTCTCCGTTTAAATGTGGATAATACTTTTATTGTTAAAGGTACTGTACCTATAAGGGCCAGTGAAGACACGTATCCATCTTCAGCAAAATTAATAATAAATGGACAAGATGTAACTTCACTATCTAAACCTGGACTAGAGAAGGAGCCCGTTTTTGCCTTTGATGTTACTCAAACAGACACATGGTTTAAAAATGGTGTAACAATAGGAAATGATATACTCAGTATATTTGATGATGGAACCTATTCCAATTGGAAGACAATGAGTATACCTGTTAGTAATTCATATTTTCAGCAGGGAAAGCAATTTACAATAAATATAAACGCAGGTACAAAATCTAGTCCGCTTGAACATTATGATGGAGAAAATAATGATGATTTTCAAGTTAAAAATGTTAGGCTAATACTTCCAGATGGACGTGAATTTAGGTGTTCAGGTTACGAAGACCCAAACAAGCTTATTAATATGGGAGATAGTGCAGGAAAATTGGAAATATTAGAGTGCAATTTTAATATACCGGATGATGCATATAAAGCTGTGGAATATCAATGGGATACAACAAAAATTCCAGATGGAAATTATTCCATTTCAGCAGTGGATGGCAGTAATAGTAAAGCTGCCAATGTTAAAGTTGATAATACTGCTGCTGAAATTACAACTAATATGACAGAAAAGCAGTATAAAGGAAATTTTAATATTGAAGCATCAGCTGTGGATGCTACTTCAGGACTTAAATCACTTAATGCAACTTTGGATGGAGAAAAAATAACACTGCCTTATAATACTTCGTCAGTTACTCTTAAAAACGGTAATCATATATTGAAGTTAGAGGCAGAAGATAATGTAGGAAATATTTCTAAGAAAACTGTTAATTTTACAACACCTGTAGAAAATCCGGATAAACCTGAATTACTTTCACCTGCAGATGGAACTAAACTTGGTGGTAATAATACTATTTTAAAAGCAAAGGTCTCTGATCCAACTCAAGATGATATGACAGTAAAATTCAAAAAAGGCTACAAGTATACTGCAGCTGATAAGGATATAACTGTGAAATCTGGTACTGTAGACTATCATCCAGTTGATGGAAGTATAGTTACAGGCAGTGCTCTTGATTTATTGAAAAATGATGATGGACAGAAGCTTATAAATAAATCCACAGACAAGTTTCCATATCACATGTTTGAGGTAAAAGTTCCAGAGGATGCTGGGAAGGATGCTATAGCAAATGTATCTTGGAAGGGATCTTCTAATGCGGGCAGCAAGCTGGCTATGTATGTATGGAATTACACTGATAATACCTGGAAACCAGTTGCATCTCGTTTAGTAACAGATAATAATGAATTTGAATTAAATGCAGATGTGAATGTAAAAGACAGAGTTTCTAAGGGTACTATGAAAGTGCTTATACAGGAATACATGACTGTTGGTACACAAACTGTCATAGACAAAAATACACAGACAAATCCAAATATACCTACAGGCAATGTAAATGACACTCCTAGATCTAATTATGACTTTACTCTTGCCTGGGAAACAGATACTCAGTATTACAATGCAACCTGGTATCAATATCAATTGGATATACACAATTGGCTGCTTGCTAATAAGGACAGGATGAATATTAAGTATTTATTCCATACTGGTGATATAGTTGATGATTCTACTGTAGGAAATCAATGGCAAAACGCTGATAATGCCTATAAAATGCTTGATAAGGCAGGATTTCCTTATGGAGTTTTAGCTGGGAATCATGATGTAGGACAGAAAAACAATGACTTTACTGAATACAGTAAATATTTTGGTGAAGACAGATATAAGAATAATCCTTGGTATGGGGGCGGTTACCAAAATAATAGAGGTCATTATGATTTAATATCTGCAGGTGGAATAGATTTCATAATGATTTATATGAGCTGGGCTCCTGGAGATGATGAAATTGCCTGGGTAAATAGTGTACTTAAGCAATATCCTAATCGTAAAGCTATACTTAATTTTCATGAATATCTAGAAGTAACTGGAGGCCTTGGACCGATTCCTCAGAGAATTCAAAATGAAATTGTAAAACCAAATCCTAATGTTTGTATGGTATTTTCAGGACATTATCATAGTGCAAATCAAGTGGTAACTCAATATGACGACAATGGTGATGGAGTTCCGGATCGTAAGGTTCATCAAATATTGTTTGATTATCAAGGACTTACTGAAGGCGGATTGGGATATCTTAGACTTTTGCATTTTGATTTGGAGGATAAGAAAATAATATTCCGTACTTATTCTCCATCATTGGACGACTATGATGCCAATGTTTCCGATTTTCCTGTAACTAATGAAGAATTTGAAGTACCTTTTGAGGATTTAGAGATAAGCCCTAAAGAAAAGGAAGTATCTACAGATTATATGAAGGTCAACTTGTACACAAATAATGAAATTGGTGAAGTTAAAAATGTAAAAAGCGGTAGTGAGGTAACAACTCAGTGGAACAATGTTCCTCAAACTTCTACTGGATGGTATACAGAAGCAACAGATGTTTTTGGAGGAGTTTCAAGATCAGAAGTGAACTATGTAACAGGTTCAGAAAAATTGGCAAAGTTACAAGAGGTAACTATAGCTGTGAAGAATACAACATTAAATAGGACAAGGACATCACAGCTTGATATTATAGGTAAGCTTAATGACGGCAGCAATGCAGATCTATCAAAAGCAACAGTGCAGTATACAAGCAGTAATCCATCTATAGTATCTGTGAATAATAAAGGATTAGTAACAGCTAATAAGATAGGAAGTGCTGATATAACAGCAATAGTTACTTTGGATGGTGTAATAGTTCAGTCAAATGCAGTGACAATAACCGTAAATGAATTAAATATGGATTCTGTAAATCTTGGGATAATTACAGATAAGACACTAGTTGGAGTAGGAGAAGAGGTTCAGGTTAAATTAAATGCTAAGGGAGCCAAAAATTTATATGGT
- a CDS encoding ABC transporter ATP-binding protein, translated as MKVVKIENLVKKFGNTAAVDKITLDIEEGEIYGLLGPNGAGKSTTINMICGLLSPNEGTIEILEKDIRKNKIFAKKNIGIVPQDIAIYEDLTAYENVKFFSGLYGFRGSELKARVEEALEFVGLMDKAKSFPGSFSGGMKRRLNIACAIAHRPKVIIMDEPTVGIDPQSRNHILQSVKKLNEMGSTIVYTSHYMEEIEEICTRIGIVDHGKLIAEGTKEELKSSISDTNTVWVTVQSLNNFDVDELNSINGVVSVELDDNVVKISSSQDINNLDKIIWFFTDKGIHIRNVETKTPDLETVFLTLTGRKLRD; from the coding sequence ATGAAAGTAGTAAAAATTGAAAATTTGGTGAAAAAGTTTGGAAATACTGCAGCAGTAGATAAAATTACATTAGATATTGAAGAAGGTGAGATATATGGACTTTTAGGTCCCAATGGGGCTGGAAAGAGTACAACTATAAATATGATCTGCGGACTGCTTTCACCTAATGAAGGCACCATAGAAATACTGGAAAAAGATATAAGAAAAAATAAAATATTTGCCAAGAAAAATATAGGAATAGTTCCTCAGGATATAGCTATATATGAAGATCTTACAGCTTATGAAAATGTTAAGTTCTTTTCAGGACTTTATGGCTTTAGAGGAAGTGAACTGAAAGCAAGAGTAGAAGAGGCACTTGAATTTGTGGGACTTATGGATAAGGCAAAAAGTTTTCCAGGGAGCTTTTCTGGAGGGATGAAAAGAAGACTTAATATTGCCTGTGCCATTGCTCACAGACCTAAGGTTATAATAATGGATGAGCCTACCGTTGGAATTGACCCTCAGTCAAGAAATCATATACTTCAGTCCGTTAAAAAATTGAATGAAATGGGAAGTACTATTGTATATACAAGTCATTACATGGAAGAAATAGAGGAAATCTGTACAAGGATTGGTATAGTAGATCATGGTAAACTCATAGCTGAGGGAACAAAGGAGGAACTTAAAAGCAGTATTTCTGATACAAATACAGTTTGGGTAACTGTACAGTCCCTAAACAATTTTGATGTAGATGAATTAAACAGTATTAATGGTGTTGTAAGTGTGGAATTGGATGATAATGTTGTTAAAATAAGCAGCTCTCAAGATATAAATAATTTGGATAAGATAATTTGGTTTTTTACTGACAAGGGAATTCATATAAGAAATGTAGAAACAAAGACTCCGGATTTGGAAACAGTATTTCTTACCCTTACGGGTAGAAAGCTTAGAGATTAG
- a CDS encoding DNA polymerase Y family protein: protein MGNRKNRIIFHIDVNSAFLSWSSVYNLQQGEAVDFREIPAVIGGDSKSRHGVVLAKSISAKKYNIKTGESIFSAKKKCPQLKVIPPEHHLYRKYSNAMMDILKTYTPMIEKFSIDECFMDLTGIKKAYEDPENFALSIKESIKKELGFTVNIGISSNKLLAKMASDFEKPDRIHTLYPDEIQKKMWPLPVENLFMVGRAAVPRLHKLHIKTIGELANCDLKLLKNEFKNYGALIWNYARGIENSEVKDNSFIKAKSIGNSTTLSADIEDRVSAHKILLALCETVSMRLRSSKSICKVVTVVIKNSDFISYSKQKQLYNATDSTKDITKAAYEIFDKVWRGDKIRLLGVSVSHLSPNELYQTSLFDSEGKMKNEKLDRTLDSIRSKYGSNSIMRGVFVKSKVKTIK, encoded by the coding sequence ATGGGGAATAGGAAAAATAGAATCATATTTCATATTGATGTAAATTCTGCTTTTTTATCCTGGAGTTCAGTTTATAATCTTCAACAGGGTGAAGCTGTAGATTTTAGAGAAATACCTGCTGTTATTGGAGGAGATTCAAAAAGTCGACATGGTGTAGTGCTGGCAAAGTCCATTTCAGCAAAAAAATATAATATAAAAACAGGAGAATCTATATTTTCAGCAAAGAAGAAATGTCCTCAGTTGAAAGTAATTCCTCCTGAACACCATTTATATAGAAAGTACAGTAATGCTATGATGGACATATTAAAAACATATACTCCAATGATAGAAAAGTTTTCTATAGATGAATGTTTTATGGATCTTACCGGTATAAAAAAAGCTTATGAAGACCCTGAAAATTTTGCCCTTAGCATAAAAGAAAGTATAAAAAAAGAGCTTGGATTTACTGTCAATATAGGTATATCTAGCAACAAACTTTTGGCTAAGATGGCTTCTGATTTTGAAAAGCCGGATAGAATACATACACTTTATCCAGATGAAATCCAGAAGAAGATGTGGCCGCTTCCTGTAGAAAATTTATTTATGGTAGGAAGAGCAGCGGTACCTAGGCTTCATAAATTACATATAAAAACCATAGGAGAACTTGCTAATTGTGATTTGAAGCTTTTGAAAAATGAATTTAAAAATTATGGTGCTTTGATCTGGAATTACGCAAGAGGTATTGAAAATTCAGAGGTTAAGGACAATTCTTTCATAAAAGCTAAAAGTATAGGAAATTCTACTACTCTTTCAGCGGATATAGAGGATAGAGTTTCTGCTCATAAGATCTTGTTAGCATTATGTGAAACTGTTTCTATGAGACTTAGGAGTTCCAAAAGTATCTGTAAAGTAGTAACTGTAGTAATAAAGAATAGTGATTTTATAAGCTATTCCAAACAAAAACAACTTTATAATGCTACAGATTCTACAAAAGACATTACAAAAGCAGCTTATGAAATTTTTGACAAGGTATGGAGAGGAGATAAGATAAGGCTGCTGGGAGTATCCGTATCTCACTTATCTCCTAATGAATTATATCAAACATCTTTATTTGACAGTGAAGGTAAAATGAAAAATGAAAAATTGGATAGGACTTTGGATAGTATAAGATCTAAATACGGCTCTAATTCTATTATGAGAGGAGTGTTTGTTAAATCTAAAGTTAAGACGATTAAGTAA
- a CDS encoding ABC transporter permease has protein sequence MSVLIIAFKSIKQTFRNKKALAMGLLFPIVLIFILGTVLSAAFSDSSTFKNISVAYIKQDNGDLSKGFDNFIDKGNSIGIKYSKVNTEEKGIKAVKNGNFTAFIEINNNGIKLYKSDLAGIQGSVLESIMQSFLQRYGAVIEIAKVNPSALEEINNNASYEGLVKNISLNDKTKPEAMDYYAVTMLTLIILYSSMNGMQSIVGERTGKTQDRLFCAPISKYNILIGKILGNIIYSAVQIAIIIAFSKFVFHAYWGDHLGTIFVIALAESVMTVSIGAGLSFIIKDTGALSGLLSMLSTILAFLGGGYFPLDGMGKSMQMVANISPIKWINEAMFKVIYSNDFSSVGIAIFISLLISVIFIAISSLGYRKEAV, from the coding sequence ATGAGTGTTTTAATTATAGCTTTTAAAAGCATAAAGCAGACCTTTAGAAATAAAAAGGCACTTGCCATGGGACTTTTATTTCCTATAGTATTAATTTTCATATTGGGTACTGTATTATCAGCTGCTTTTAGTGATTCTAGTACTTTTAAAAATATAAGTGTAGCATATATAAAACAGGACAATGGGGATCTCTCTAAAGGATTTGATAATTTTATAGATAAAGGCAATTCTATTGGAATAAAATATTCAAAGGTTAACACGGAAGAAAAAGGAATAAAAGCAGTTAAAAATGGAAACTTTACTGCTTTTATTGAGATAAATAATAATGGAATCAAATTATATAAAAGTGATTTGGCTGGTATACAAGGCAGCGTTTTAGAATCAATTATGCAGTCTTTTCTTCAAAGATACGGAGCTGTAATAGAGATAGCAAAAGTTAATCCAAGTGCTTTAGAGGAAATTAATAATAATGCCAGCTATGAAGGATTAGTTAAAAATATTTCATTGAATGACAAGACAAAACCAGAAGCTATGGATTATTATGCAGTAACCATGCTTACCCTTATAATACTTTATTCTTCAATGAATGGAATGCAGTCAATAGTTGGAGAAAGAACAGGAAAAACACAGGATCGTTTGTTTTGTGCTCCTATAAGTAAATATAATATATTAATAGGTAAAATACTTGGAAATATTATTTACTCAGCAGTGCAGATTGCAATAATTATAGCCTTTAGTAAATTTGTATTTCATGCTTATTGGGGAGATCATCTTGGTACAATATTTGTTATAGCTTTAGCAGAATCTGTAATGACTGTAAGTATTGGGGCAGGTCTTTCTTTTATAATAAAAGATACCGGAGCATTAAGCGGACTATTAAGTATGTTAAGTACAATACTTGCATTTTTAGGAGGGGGATATTTTCCTTTAGATGGTATGGGTAAAAGTATGCAGATGGTAGCTAATATTTCTCCAATAAAATGGATTAATGAAGCCATGTTTAAGGTTATATACAGCAATGATTTCAGTTCTGTGGGTATAGCAATATTTATAAGTTTGTTAATATCAGTTATTTTTATAGCAATTTCATCTCTTGGATATAGAAAGGAGGCAGTGTAG